AGCAATTACAGGAGGATCGGATGCCGGTAGAGCCAGCAACAGCGCGGGCACTCATCCGCGGGGTCGTGGATCTGCAGCGCGCACTGCGCTGCCTCTCGCACGACTCCCTGGCACCGGGAACCAGCACGGCCCTGCTCGGGGTGCTCCACATGATCACCGAACACGGTGGGCGTGCGGTGGACATCGCGCAGCGGCTCGGAGTGAGTTCCCCCGTGCTGAGCCGCCACCTCGCGGAACTCGAGGAACGCGGCTTCATCACCCGGACGCAGGACCCCACGGATCGCCGGGCCCAGCTCCTGGAGGTCACCGAGATCGGGCAGGAACAGCTCGCCCGGGCCGAGGAGGACCGCGTTCAGGCGCTCCTGAGCCTCCTCGGTGACTGGGACGAGGACCAGGCGCTCACGTGCCGCTCCAACCTCACCGACCTCACCATGGCCTTGCAGTCCTACCGTCGCAAGCCCTCCCCGTACGCCGCCGCCACCCCCGCAGGAGACTGAAACTTGAATCCCACCCACGAGGCTCAGCCCATGAGCCACCGGCAGATCATGGAGGCCTTCACCGGCCTCCTTGCCGCGTTCTTCACGGCGATCGTGTCCAGCACGATCGTCTCGAACGCGCTGCCCACCATCATTTCCGACCTCAAAGGCACCCAGACGGACTTCGCCTGGGTCATCACGGCCTCCATGCTGGCCAGCGCCGTCACCACCCCGATCTGGGGCAAGCTCGCGGACCTCTACGACAAGAAGATCCTGGTCCAGCTGTCGATCGTCGTCTTCGTGGCGGGTTCGGTCGTGGCGGGCCTCTCCCCCGACATCCCCATGCTGCTGACCGCACGCGTCATCCAGGGCATCGGCATGGGCGGTCTGATCGCCCTGTCCCAGGCCATCATGGGCGTCATGATCGCCCCGCGTGAGCGTGGCAAGTACTCCGGCTACCTTGGCGCCGTTCTCGCCGTGGGCACCGCCGGCGGCCCGCTGCTCGGCGGTCTGATCGTGGATCACTGGGGCTGGCGCTGGACGTTCTACGTCTGCGTCCCGCTCGCGATCATCGCCCTGATCCTGCTCCAGATCACCCTGAAGCTGCCGCAGATCCGCCGCAAGGCGAAGATCGACTGGCTGGGCACCATCCTGCTCAGCGCGTCCGTCTCCACCCTGCTGATCTGGGTCTCCTTCGCGGGCAACCCGGACTACTACGAGTGGTGGTCCTGGCAGACCGCGGCGATGGTGGGCGGCTCGGTCGTCGGCCTGCTGCTCTTCATCCTGGTCGAGGCCAAGGTCTCCGAGCCGATCATCCCCCTGAAGATCATCTCCAACCGCACCACCGCGCTGAGCATCGTGGCCTCGGTGGCCATCGGTGTGGCCATGTTCGGCTCCTCCTCCTTCATCGGCCAGTACTTCCAGGTGGCCCGTGGCGCGACGCCCACCGAGGCCGGCCTGCTGACCCTGCCGATGATCTTCACCAACCTGGTGGGCTCCACGGTCGCGGGTCAGCTGATTTCCCGCTACGGCAAGTGGAAGGGCTACCTGGTGGCCGGCACGATCCTGACCGCGGCGGGCATGCTCCTCCTCGGCACGATCGACCACGAGACCGACTTCTGGATCACCGGCGTCTACATGGCCGTCCTGGGCCTCGGTCTCGGCATGACCATGCAGAACCTGGTCCTGGCCGTGCAGAACACCGTCGCTCCGCGGGACATCGGTTCCGCGAGTGCCTCGGTGGCGTTCTTCCGGACCGTCGGTGGCGCGATCGGCGTGTCCGTGCTGGGCGCCGTGCTGGGCAACCGCTCATCGGATCTGATCAAACAGGGCTTCATCGACCACCACATCAAGGTCCCCGCCGGATCCGGCGCGTCGAGCACGAGCCTGGACGTCAAGGACATGCCGGGCCCGATCGCCACGATCGTCAAGGCCGCCTACGGTGACGCCTCCGCGCAGATCTTCCTGATCGCAGGTTTCGTGGCCATCGCCGCGATCATCGCCGTGCTGTTCATCAAGGAGGTCCCGCTCCGCAAGACGGTCGAGATGCAGCCGGCCAAGGCGGCTTCCGAGGGCTCCACCGCGGAACCCGACACGACGACGGCGACCCTCGCCGCGGTCGCTGCTCCCTCCGGAGCCGCGGGTGAGGCGCTCGCCAACGGTCTGAATCCGAGCGACGCACCGGAGCAGCACGTTCCGGCTCACGTCGCAGGACATCAGCGCACCGCCCCGGCGACGCACGACGGCGGCCTGGAGGGCGGGCTCGACTCCGAGCTGCGGCTCCTGCTGGCTGAGCGCGAGGCGCCCGGCGTTGTGCCCCAGGGCGACACCGCGGCCACGCTCGCGGCGCTCCAGCAGACCCAGCTCCTGCTCGCGAAGCAGCAGGAGCAGCTCGCCAAGCTGAGCGAGAAGGTCAACACCCAGCTGCTCGCGCAGCTGGAGATGTCCGAGCGGCAGGGCCAGGCGGCCGGCGAGCTGGCGAGGATCCAGGCCGAGCTCGACGCCGAGCGGCAGCTCCAGAAGGAAGCCGCGCTGTATCTGGCGACTCGAGGACGGCACAGCGCGGGCTGAGTCGGCCGGCTCCTGCGGAGGGGCCGAGAGGGGCGTCCACCGGTTGCGGTGGGCGCCCCTCGGGCGTTTCCTGGGTTCGGGGGAGGCTCGGCGGTTCGGCGAAAAGCCCGGGAACTGGCGGATCCGAGCCCCGGGATCGGGCCCGGAGGTCCTCCGTTTGGGCGGGGGTGTCCGGCTACGGTAAAGTGGTCAACCGTTGGTGACGTGTCCGAGCGGCCGAAGGTGCAACACTCGAAATGTTGTTTGGTGTAACAGCCAACGTGGGTTCAAATCCCACCGTCACCGCCAGAGCGAAGGCCCTGGAACCCTGAGAGATCAGAGGTTCCAGGGCCTTCGTCATTGACGGGACCGCTCACAACCCCAGAGTCCGGAGCTCGAAGCTGTTCGGCGTTGAGATGGTGGCGTCGCAGGTTCCGGGGCCGTCGGGAGTGCTCAGGACCGCGTGACCGTCGCCGTCGCTGACGAGCCGGAAGGTGACCTCGCCGTCCTTCTGCGGCTCGAATCCGGGCATCTTGGGCGTGGGATAGCCGATCACGAAGGTCAGGTCCGCACCGCTGGCATCCCGTGCATGGACGAGAAGGTCCGTGTGCTCCGGATGGGATGCCACGTCCTTCACGACTACCGTGATCTCCTGCCATGCCCTGGCCGTGGCGGCCCTCCTGGCGTTCCTGTAGGAGCGGACGCACATGACACTCACCGTCAGAAGCCCAAGGAGCGGGATCGCGGAGACCAAGGCGATCATTGACGCGTTGGATCGCACCGTCTCGTCATGGCCGACGATCAGGACACCAGAGAAGTCGGCCGGGTTGTAAGCCAGGGTGACCTGCGCCTTGTATTTGGGCAGGCTGCCGCACCGAACCTCATTTTTCACGCTCGCCTCGCGCGGGACGCCGTCGAGCACGAACCGCACCGTGGTGGTGCAGTAGACGCCACCCTTCGACGTAGTGCTCTCAATGTTCGCGACCACGGTCGCCTGCGTCTGCGGGTAGTTCCCCCACACCGGGTTGGTGGCCCACGCGAGCAGGACTGCGACGCCGACGGCGACCACGGCGAACACGGCCGTGGAGATGACCGCGGCCTTGAGACGGCCCTTGCGGACTGACGCCGACTTCCACACCAGAGCGCCAGTGCCCGCGACCTCGCGGGAGGGGATGTCCAAATTCTTGGTGAGCTGCACCGTGTCCTTCTTCGTTCGTGCCACAGAGGTCTGTTGCGGGAGCGTCCTGGGGTGAGTCCGTCAACCGAACGAGGGCAGCCCGACGATCTCGAAGGCCGTCGCTCCAGGGGTGAGAAGGCCCTCGACCGGCTCATCCGCGATGAGGAGCTGGAATCCGGGGGTCCGGCCTCGCGCCCAGGGGAACTCGGCGATGTCGACCCGCTCGCCACGGACCCGCGCCCGGCAGGTCCAGTGGGCCAACGGTGCGGACACCAGCCAGGGCACGACCACGGTCTCGAGCAGACCGGACAGAAGATCGTCGGCCGGATGCTCGACGGTCCGTTCCCGGCCCACGGAATCAGCCGCGTGAGCGTCCAGCCGGCTCAGTTCAATTCTCATAGGCCAACTATCGCG
This region of Arthrobacter woluwensis genomic DNA includes:
- a CDS encoding MarR family winged helix-turn-helix transcriptional regulator, whose translation is MPVEPATARALIRGVVDLQRALRCLSHDSLAPGTSTALLGVLHMITEHGGRAVDIAQRLGVSSPVLSRHLAELEERGFITRTQDPTDRRAQLLEVTEIGQEQLARAEEDRVQALLSLLGDWDEDQALTCRSNLTDLTMALQSYRRKPSPYAAATPAGD
- a CDS encoding MDR family MFS transporter, with translation MSHRQIMEAFTGLLAAFFTAIVSSTIVSNALPTIISDLKGTQTDFAWVITASMLASAVTTPIWGKLADLYDKKILVQLSIVVFVAGSVVAGLSPDIPMLLTARVIQGIGMGGLIALSQAIMGVMIAPRERGKYSGYLGAVLAVGTAGGPLLGGLIVDHWGWRWTFYVCVPLAIIALILLQITLKLPQIRRKAKIDWLGTILLSASVSTLLIWVSFAGNPDYYEWWSWQTAAMVGGSVVGLLLFILVEAKVSEPIIPLKIISNRTTALSIVASVAIGVAMFGSSSFIGQYFQVARGATPTEAGLLTLPMIFTNLVGSTVAGQLISRYGKWKGYLVAGTILTAAGMLLLGTIDHETDFWITGVYMAVLGLGLGMTMQNLVLAVQNTVAPRDIGSASASVAFFRTVGGAIGVSVLGAVLGNRSSDLIKQGFIDHHIKVPAGSGASSTSLDVKDMPGPIATIVKAAYGDASAQIFLIAGFVAIAAIIAVLFIKEVPLRKTVEMQPAKAASEGSTAEPDTTTATLAAVAAPSGAAGEALANGLNPSDAPEQHVPAHVAGHQRTAPATHDGGLEGGLDSELRLLLAEREAPGVVPQGDTAATLAALQQTQLLLAKQQEQLAKLSEKVNTQLLAQLEMSERQGQAAGELARIQAELDAERQLQKEAALYLATRGRHSAG